A window of the Dickeya dianthicola NCPPB 453 genome harbors these coding sequences:
- a CDS encoding pyridoxal-dependent decarboxylase yields the protein MQPIDELTILAEGLHDVVRRRILRTYAARMEEQRRHFAGFQTNQQGEFDAGLRPLLDMNLLNLGDNMEPGAYQINSKRFERAVLDYYARLWNLPSPYWGYLTAMGSTEGNLFALWNARDFLCGASTTHWPAMTPARYAPVVLYSERSHYSLAKACRVLQLATPAEAGPQLGRCPINAGVWPRAVPCDAAGRIDVESLLQLAMCFHRYRRPMIVCLTSGTTFSGSCDDWAQITTQLRQRLPPNTPQQRSYWVHVDGALSSSYLPFWPEPEGRRLAIDAQAAALHSICASPYKWLSMPWPCGVVMLSAPYRAVALSRPNYIGSADATLSGSRPGLSAVVLWNQLCRLGEPGQREMIRRCHEIQRYAHQQLRCLFERLDPGRQRLLLQPLLSGSLMVQFSAPSPSVIERFSLSSEQLMVQGKPARFCHLVVLPHCHRALVDNLLWALGQPGAFPSVGEV from the coding sequence ATGCAACCGATTGATGAACTGACGATTTTGGCCGAAGGACTGCACGATGTGGTGCGAAGGCGAATTTTGCGGACCTACGCCGCGCGCATGGAGGAACAGCGGCGACATTTCGCCGGGTTTCAGACCAACCAACAGGGGGAGTTCGACGCCGGGTTGCGCCCGCTGCTGGATATGAATCTGCTGAATTTGGGGGACAACATGGAACCCGGCGCCTACCAGATTAACAGCAAGCGTTTTGAACGAGCGGTGCTGGATTATTACGCCCGGCTGTGGAACCTGCCGTCGCCGTACTGGGGATACCTGACTGCGATGGGCTCGACCGAAGGCAACCTGTTCGCGCTGTGGAATGCGCGCGATTTTCTGTGCGGGGCGAGCACCACGCACTGGCCGGCGATGACGCCGGCGCGTTACGCGCCGGTCGTGCTGTATTCCGAGCGTAGTCACTATTCGTTGGCCAAAGCCTGCCGGGTGTTGCAACTGGCGACGCCCGCCGAAGCCGGCCCGCAACTGGGGCGCTGCCCAATCAACGCCGGCGTGTGGCCGCGGGCGGTGCCGTGCGACGCCGCCGGGCGAATCGATGTGGAGAGCCTGCTGCAACTGGCGATGTGTTTTCATCGCTACCGGCGGCCGATGATTGTCTGCCTGACCAGCGGCACCACCTTCAGCGGCTCCTGTGACGACTGGGCGCAGATTACGACGCAACTACGGCAGCGGCTGCCGCCGAATACGCCGCAGCAGCGCAGTTACTGGGTGCATGTGGATGGCGCTCTGTCGTCCAGTTACCTGCCGTTCTGGCCGGAACCGGAAGGGCGTCGGCTGGCGATTGATGCGCAGGCGGCGGCGCTGCACTCCATCTGCGCCAGTCCGTACAAATGGCTGAGTATGCCGTGGCCGTGCGGTGTAGTGATGCTGTCAGCGCCGTATCGTGCGGTGGCGCTCAGCCGCCCGAACTATATCGGCAGCGCAGACGCGACCTTGTCCGGCTCTCGCCCCGGCCTGTCTGCGGTGGTGTTGTGGAATCAACTGTGTCGCCTCGGCGAACCGGGGCAGCGGGAGATGATCCGCCGTTGCCACGAGATACAGCGCTACGCTCACCAGCAACTCCGCTGCCTGTTTGAACGGCTCGACCCCGGCCGGCAACGATTGTTGCTGCAACCGCTGCTCAGCGGCTCGCTGATGGTGCAGTTCAGCGCGCCCAGTCCGTCCGTCATCGAGCGTTTCTCGTTGTCCAGCGAACAGCTGATGGTGCAGGGAAAGCCTGCGCGCTTCTGCCATCTGGTGGTACTGCCGCATTGCCATCGGGCGCTGGTGGATAACCTGTTGTGGGCGCTGGGTCAGCCTGGTGCTTTTCCGTCGGTTGGGGAGGTGTGA
- a CDS encoding glycoside hydrolase family 19 protein, with amino-acid sequence MTLEISQEKLKKVMTAASADDLALFQPALQQECNAAEINTPLRFAHFVAQIAHESNELRARVENLNYSAKGLRSVFGRYFTTDEMAAQCERKPESIANIVYANRLGNGATETGDGWKYRGRGLIQLTGRDNYRACGSAVGQDLVTNPDLISQNPAVSVAAAIWFWKKNGLSTLADQDDIDGITRRINGGLNGLADRKSYLAKAKRAFG; translated from the coding sequence ATGACTCTTGAAATTAGCCAGGAAAAATTAAAAAAGGTAATGACGGCGGCCAGTGCGGACGATCTCGCGCTGTTCCAGCCTGCGTTGCAGCAGGAGTGCAATGCGGCGGAAATCAACACCCCGCTGCGTTTCGCGCACTTTGTCGCCCAAATCGCGCATGAAAGTAATGAACTGCGCGCGCGGGTGGAGAATTTGAACTACAGCGCCAAAGGGCTGCGTTCAGTGTTTGGGCGTTATTTCACCACCGATGAGATGGCGGCGCAGTGTGAACGCAAACCGGAGTCTATCGCCAATATTGTTTACGCCAACCGACTGGGCAATGGCGCGACGGAAACGGGAGACGGCTGGAAGTACCGCGGCCGGGGGTTGATCCAGCTGACGGGGCGTGACAACTACCGCGCCTGCGGGAGCGCCGTCGGCCAGGATTTGGTGACGAACCCGGATTTGATCAGCCAGAACCCGGCGGTGTCGGTGGCGGCGGCGATCTGGTTCTGGAAAAAGAACGGACTGAGTACGCTGGCTGATCAGGATGACATCGATGGCATTACTCGCCGGATTAATGGCGGCCTGAATGGTCTGGCAGACCGTAAGAGCTATCTGGCGAAGGCCAAACGCGCTTTTGGCTGA
- the pelC gene encoding pectate lyase PelC, with protein sequence MKSLITPITAGLLLALSQPLLAATDTGGYAVTGGGNVAGTVSKTATSMQDIVNIIAAARLDASGKKVTGGAYPLVITYTGNEDSLINAAAANICGQWSKDARGVEIKEFTKGITIIGANGSSANFGIWIKKSSDVVVQNMRIGYLPGGAKDGDMVRVDDSPNVWVDHNELFAANHECDGTPDGDTTFESAVDIKGASDYVTVSYNYIHGVKKVGLDGSSSSDTGRNITYHHNRYNDVNARLPLQRGGLVHAYNNLYSNVTSSGLNVRQNGQALIENNWFENAVNPVTSRYDGKNFGTWVLKNNNITKPADFSTYSITWTADTKAYVNADSWTSTGTFPTVAYSYSPVSAQCVKDQLANYAGVGKNLATLASTTCK encoded by the coding sequence ATGAAATCACTGATTACCCCGATTACCGCTGGACTACTACTGGCACTCAGTCAACCGTTGCTGGCCGCCACCGACACCGGCGGCTACGCCGTTACGGGAGGGGGCAACGTCGCCGGCACCGTCAGCAAAACGGCAACGTCGATGCAGGATATCGTCAATATCATCGCCGCAGCCCGTCTGGATGCTAGTGGTAAAAAAGTGACAGGCGGCGCGTACCCGCTGGTCATCACTTATACCGGTAACGAGGATTCGCTGATCAACGCCGCAGCAGCCAATATCTGCGGCCAATGGAGCAAAGACGCCCGCGGTGTGGAAATCAAGGAGTTCACCAAAGGCATCACCATCATCGGCGCCAACGGCTCTTCCGCCAACTTCGGTATCTGGATTAAGAAATCCTCCGATGTGGTGGTACAAAACATGCGCATCGGCTACCTGCCGGGCGGCGCCAAGGACGGCGATATGGTCCGCGTTGACGATTCGCCGAACGTCTGGGTTGACCACAACGAGCTGTTCGCCGCCAACCACGAGTGCGACGGCACGCCGGACGGCGACACCACCTTTGAGTCCGCCGTGGATATCAAGGGGGCTTCGGATTATGTCACCGTGTCCTACAACTACATCCACGGCGTGAAAAAGGTGGGCCTGGATGGTTCCAGCAGCAGCGATACCGGCCGCAATATCACTTATCACCATAACCGCTACAACGACGTCAACGCCCGCCTGCCGTTGCAGCGCGGCGGCCTGGTACACGCCTACAACAATCTGTACAGCAACGTGACCAGCTCCGGCCTGAACGTGCGCCAAAACGGTCAGGCACTGATCGAAAACAACTGGTTCGAAAACGCGGTGAATCCGGTGACGTCCCGTTACGACGGCAAGAATTTCGGCACCTGGGTGCTGAAAAACAACAACATCACCAAACCAGCCGACTTCTCTACCTACAGCATCACCTGGACGGCGGACACCAAGGCTTACGTCAACGCGGATAGCTGGACCTCCACCGGCACGTTCCCAACGGTGGCCTACAGCTACAGCCCGGTAAGCGCGCAGTGCGTGAAGGACCAACTGGCTAACTACGCCGGCGTGGGCAAAAACCTGGCCACGCTGGCCAGCACCACCTGTAAATAA
- a CDS encoding helix-turn-helix domain-containing protein: protein MYGEHSSDQRPQVKKKLSQEELSEQSLESKCYISISTIKRAELGKPVSRQTLYKFAKFFDVTEENLVLQSHDYVSCDFNSDEYKYIAFIFADLYQMLVLRDANKI, encoded by the coding sequence ATTTATGGTGAACACAGCAGTGATCAAAGACCTCAGGTTAAAAAAAAATTAAGTCAGGAGGAACTGTCAGAACAAAGCCTTGAATCAAAGTGTTATATCTCTATCTCTACAATAAAAAGAGCGGAGTTAGGCAAGCCAGTCTCCAGGCAGACGCTGTATAAATTTGCCAAGTTCTTTGATGTCACCGAGGAGAATCTCGTGCTGCAATCACATGATTATGTATCCTGTGATTTTAATTCTGATGAGTATAAATATATCGCATTTATTTTTGCTGATTTATATCAGATGCTAGTGCTTCGTGATGCAAATAAAATCTGA
- a CDS encoding PatA/PatG family cyanobactin maturation protease, translated as MMIHPSNTHDALLDNPLSDLQQLGVNGEGIKIGIIDGAIDCQHPILNHLAIECLSAQTNKSTSHGTAVGSIIGGKGVGIAPAATLLSIPVFHEDEWGNIHGCSERTLAKAIRDARLKGCRIINVSGASLSVNGQGTDELRKAVGDCEKEGVLIIAAVGNEGRNSESLPASMDFVLAVGACDKEGLPASFNNHGVKLRKKMLLASGVSIPVATPNYDLSVVSGSSFSAPVVSAVSALIMRAMNVANDRRASQMIRDVLFNTATPLVLSTAGNRESVVYRLNIQKLFRQIAQEFYHQPPKRITTMSTEEKMVEPAAVELLVPSIIDAHEDIQDVELDDDEVLAPSSLSPEAGAPSRAAGLSLSKISDPAANHYVHAPARRVMPQSSLLDARTVRDQEKIFVIGQVGYDFGTEARLDYFTQVMGNKSGYPFDPVQMAEHLNTGDNAEQSNALIWTLKIDGIPVYAIKPDTQFAVLEYARLVEFLYEQETKGVERVSIAGIINGETRLFNGQVIPTISPVLRGMFNWESQDISKMLMGESAVGTPKSKELVNFINRIYYELRNRGYESNERAINYAATNAYQMKEIFDDAFAEGLFLNKIGAERSPVSRPESDCWDVVLEFFNPKERLTAARKLYRYTIDVSDVMPVTIGTLRSWHAY; from the coding sequence ATGATGATACACCCGTCGAACACTCATGATGCATTATTGGATAACCCACTTTCTGATTTACAGCAATTGGGGGTAAATGGAGAAGGAATAAAAATCGGTATTATTGATGGCGCCATTGATTGCCAGCATCCGATATTAAATCATTTAGCTATTGAATGCCTTTCTGCGCAGACAAATAAAAGCACCTCACACGGTACGGCAGTGGGCAGTATTATCGGTGGAAAAGGCGTTGGCATCGCACCGGCGGCAACCCTGCTGAGTATTCCCGTGTTTCATGAAGATGAATGGGGGAATATTCATGGCTGCTCTGAGCGCACGCTGGCAAAAGCCATTCGTGATGCCCGTTTAAAGGGGTGTCGTATTATCAATGTCAGCGGCGCGTCATTATCGGTTAATGGCCAGGGAACGGATGAATTACGTAAAGCCGTTGGCGATTGTGAAAAAGAAGGCGTATTGATTATCGCGGCTGTCGGTAATGAAGGCCGCAATAGCGAGTCATTACCGGCGTCGATGGATTTTGTTCTGGCCGTCGGCGCTTGTGATAAAGAGGGATTGCCCGCCTCATTTAATAACCACGGGGTGAAACTGAGAAAGAAAATGTTGCTGGCGTCTGGTGTATCAATCCCTGTTGCTACGCCGAATTATGATCTGTCTGTTGTATCTGGTAGCAGTTTTTCTGCCCCGGTGGTGTCGGCGGTATCGGCATTAATCATGAGGGCGATGAATGTAGCAAACGATCGTCGTGCGTCACAAATGATTCGGGACGTGCTGTTTAATACAGCCACCCCACTCGTGTTGTCAACGGCAGGTAATCGGGAGTCAGTTGTCTACCGATTAAATATTCAGAAATTATTCCGGCAAATAGCACAGGAATTCTATCACCAACCACCAAAAAGGATCACCACCATGTCAACTGAAGAGAAAATGGTCGAACCCGCCGCCGTGGAGCTGCTGGTTCCCTCGATTATCGACGCCCATGAGGACATTCAGGATGTCGAGCTGGACGACGATGAGGTGCTGGCGCCTTCCAGCCTGAGCCCGGAAGCGGGCGCCCCATCGCGCGCCGCTGGCCTGTCGTTATCGAAAATCAGCGATCCGGCAGCCAATCACTATGTTCATGCTCCAGCCCGGCGGGTTATGCCGCAATCCTCGTTGCTGGATGCGCGCACGGTTCGCGATCAGGAAAAGATCTTTGTCATCGGCCAGGTCGGCTATGACTTCGGCACCGAGGCGCGGCTGGATTATTTTACCCAGGTGATGGGAAATAAAAGCGGTTACCCGTTCGATCCGGTGCAAATGGCCGAGCATTTGAATACCGGCGACAATGCGGAGCAATCCAACGCGCTCATCTGGACGCTGAAAATAGACGGCATTCCGGTTTATGCTATTAAACCGGATACGCAGTTCGCGGTGCTGGAATATGCCCGTTTGGTGGAATTCCTGTACGAACAGGAAACCAAAGGCGTGGAGCGCGTTTCCATCGCCGGGATTATCAACGGCGAAACCCGTTTGTTCAACGGCCAGGTGATCCCTACCATCAGTCCGGTATTGCGCGGCATGTTCAACTGGGAATCCCAGGATATTTCCAAGATGCTGATGGGGGAAAGCGCCGTCGGTACGCCGAAATCCAAGGAACTGGTCAACTTTATCAACCGCATTTATTACGAACTGCGTAACCGGGGTTACGAGTCGAATGAACGCGCCATTAACTATGCGGCCACCAATGCCTATCAGATGAAGGAAATCTTCGACGACGCGTTCGCCGAAGGGTTATTCCTGAACAAGATCGGTGCGGAGCGCAGCCCGGTCAGCCGCCCGGAATCTGATTGCTGGGACGTGGTGCTGGAATTCTTCAACCCGAAAGAACGCCTCACCGCCGCACGTAAACTGTATCGCTACACCATTGACGTCAGCGATGTCATGCCGGTCACCATCGGCACGCTGCGCAGCTGGCATGCCTATTAA
- a CDS encoding helix-turn-helix domain-containing protein, which yields MGRHIPEFIFLPSVLRDRIDRLMLSGRPILLSGEPGADLSEITGYIRARLQALQGRYVELSGEGDPTKRLGEALAAIPDDCRLTLCIPGFDTLTEQQQQKALALLRVEHARRSELRLVFGLIATLTEQRASPAQPGAQLVSAFGCQSLSVPALKGRTQDIAELVHAAWQAYRQSARQTLHPEVLFHLHHYDWPGNVRQLWHSIARLLMLSDDAEIDLAQASGILPQIVTRTGQTPPGERQRINRSLCDAVLSRDQVALQQFHPSVIKALLYLGEHFQQEVTLIELAENSHISPSHLSYLLKHSLRLSFKQILNQTRIFYACQRLECHPMSRITNLYLDCGYGDLSHFEKMFKRYTGVTPIEFRKKFNPVVLRDETG from the coding sequence GTGGGGCGACATATCCCGGAATTTATCTTTTTACCCTCGGTATTGCGTGACCGGATCGATCGGTTGATGTTATCCGGCAGGCCGATTCTGCTTTCTGGCGAGCCGGGTGCGGACCTGTCTGAAATCACCGGCTATATTCGCGCCAGACTGCAGGCGTTGCAGGGGCGCTATGTGGAGCTAAGCGGCGAGGGCGACCCCACCAAACGGCTGGGGGAGGCACTTGCCGCTATTCCCGACGATTGCCGGCTAACCTTGTGTATTCCTGGCTTTGATACGCTGACCGAGCAGCAGCAGCAGAAGGCGCTGGCGCTGCTTCGGGTGGAACATGCCAGGCGGAGCGAATTGCGCCTGGTGTTCGGGCTGATTGCGACGCTGACGGAGCAACGCGCGTCGCCGGCGCAGCCCGGCGCGCAACTGGTGTCGGCATTTGGCTGCCAGTCGCTGTCGGTGCCGGCCCTGAAAGGCAGAACGCAGGATATCGCCGAACTGGTTCATGCCGCCTGGCAGGCGTATCGTCAGTCCGCCCGCCAGACGTTGCACCCTGAGGTGCTGTTTCACCTGCATCATTACGACTGGCCCGGCAATGTGCGGCAACTGTGGCACAGTATCGCCCGGCTGTTGATGCTCAGCGACGACGCCGAGATAGACCTGGCGCAGGCCAGCGGCATTCTGCCGCAAATCGTGACCCGAACGGGGCAGACGCCGCCGGGCGAGCGGCAACGGATTAACCGTTCATTGTGCGATGCGGTGCTCAGCCGCGATCAGGTCGCGTTGCAGCAGTTTCACCCGTCGGTGATCAAGGCGCTGCTGTATCTGGGCGAACATTTCCAGCAGGAGGTGACGCTGATTGAGCTGGCGGAAAATTCCCACATCAGCCCGTCGCATCTCTCCTATCTGCTCAAGCACAGCCTCAGGCTGTCGTTTAAGCAGATTTTGAATCAGACCCGCATTTTCTATGCCTGCCAGCGGCTGGAATGCCACCCCATGAGCCGGATTACCAACCTCTATCTGGATTGCGGCTATGGCGACCTGAGCCATTTTGAGAAGATGTTCAAACGCTATACCGGCGTTACACCCATTGAATTTCGGAAAAAATTCAACCCGGTGGTGCTGCGTGATGAAACCGGGTGA
- a CDS encoding ligand-gated ion channel: MRILWPCCGLVLLLLGLPAWSAPADSAAARPVDVNVSIFINKIYGVNTLEQTYKVDGYIVAQWTGKPRKTPGDKPLIVENNQIERWITNGLWVPALEFINVVGSPDTGNKRLMLFPDGRVIYNARFLGSFSNDMDFRLFPFDRQQFVLELEPFSYNNQQLRFNDIQVYTENIDNEEIDEWWIRGKASTHISDIRYDHLSSIQPNQNEFSRITVQIDAVRNPSYYLWSFILPLGLIIAASWSVFWLESFSERLQTSFTLMLTVVAYAFYTSNILPRLPYTTVIDQMIIAGYGSIFAAILLIIFAHHRQANGVEDDLLIHRCRLAFPLGFLAIGVVLIIRGVTL; the protein is encoded by the coding sequence ATGCGGATTCTGTGGCCATGCTGCGGGCTGGTTTTGTTGCTGCTGGGGCTGCCGGCGTGGTCCGCGCCGGCAGATAGCGCGGCTGCCCGCCCGGTGGATGTGAATGTGAGCATTTTTATCAATAAGATCTACGGCGTGAACACGCTGGAGCAGACCTACAAGGTCGATGGCTACATCGTGGCGCAATGGACCGGCAAACCGCGCAAAACGCCGGGCGATAAACCATTGATTGTCGAGAATAACCAGATCGAGCGGTGGATCACTAACGGATTATGGGTGCCGGCGCTGGAATTCATCAACGTGGTAGGCAGCCCGGACACCGGCAATAAACGCCTGATGCTGTTTCCCGACGGACGGGTCATTTATAACGCCCGCTTTCTGGGCTCGTTCAGCAATGACATGGACTTCCGGCTGTTTCCGTTTGATCGCCAACAGTTCGTGCTGGAGCTGGAGCCTTTTTCCTATAACAACCAGCAACTGCGCTTCAACGATATACAGGTCTATACCGAAAATATTGATAACGAAGAGATCGACGAATGGTGGATCCGGGGCAAAGCCTCGACCCACATCAGCGATATCCGTTACGACCACTTGAGCAGCATACAGCCCAATCAGAATGAGTTCTCCCGCATTACGGTGCAGATAGACGCCGTTCGCAACCCGTCGTACTACCTGTGGAGTTTTATTCTGCCGCTGGGGCTGATTATCGCCGCGTCCTGGAGCGTGTTCTGGCTGGAGTCTTTCTCCGAGCGTTTGCAGACCTCGTTCACCCTGATGCTGACGGTGGTGGCCTATGCGTTTTACACCAGCAATATTCTGCCGCGGTTGCCTTACACCACGGTCATCGACCAGATGATCATCGCTGGGTATGGCAGCATTTTCGCGGCGATCCTGCTGATTATTTTCGCCCACCACCGTCAGGCGAACGGCGTGGAGGACGATCTGTTGATACACCGCTGCCGCCTGGCCTTTCCACTGGGGTTCCTGGCGATTGGCGTCGTACTGATTATACGGGGGGTCACGTTATGA
- a CDS encoding aminodeoxychorismate synthase component II: MLLLIDNYDSFTYNLYQYFCELGAEVLVRRNDALTLADIEQLAPRRLVISPGPCTPDDAGISLAAIRHFAGTLPILGVCLGHQALGQAFGARVVRARQVMHGKTSPVRHTGCGVFAGLANPLTVTRYHSLVLEKDSLPDCFEVTAWTENDAGMDEIMGVRHRSLPLEGVQFHPESILSQQGHQLLRNFLDL, translated from the coding sequence ATGCTGCTACTTATCGACAACTACGACTCTTTTACCTACAACCTGTATCAGTATTTTTGCGAGCTGGGGGCGGAGGTGCTGGTCAGGCGTAATGATGCGCTGACGCTGGCGGACATCGAGCAGTTAGCGCCGCGACGGCTGGTGATTTCCCCCGGCCCCTGTACGCCGGATGACGCCGGGATTTCGCTGGCGGCCATCCGACATTTTGCCGGCACGCTGCCTATCCTGGGGGTGTGTCTGGGGCATCAGGCGCTGGGGCAGGCGTTCGGCGCGCGGGTAGTGCGCGCCCGTCAGGTGATGCATGGCAAAACATCGCCGGTGCGGCACACCGGCTGCGGCGTGTTCGCCGGGCTGGCCAACCCGCTGACCGTCACCCGTTATCACTCGCTGGTCCTGGAAAAGGATTCGCTGCCCGATTGTTTCGAGGTGACCGCCTGGACCGAGAACGACGCCGGAATGGACGAGATCATGGGTGTGCGCCACCGCTCGCTGCCGCTGGAAGGCGTGCAGTTCCACCCGGAAAGCATTCTCAGCCAGCAGGGGCATCAGCTACTGCGAAATTTCCTTGATTTATAG
- a CDS encoding PDC sensor domain-containing protein has product MSASPSRMALAEALFASLIFIGLLGFSTYMVYHKSLSTLEQEIKIGLLSNVRAAASTLSGDRHQDITARTVRDDPVYQQLAVQLERIRQASQDVRYIYTTVLDQDKVRFVVNPSPQNDNDGDGLPDLPPALMQVYDNAPAELVDALRQHKTAVSGQPYRDEWGFFISAYAPFYDQQGEFRGVLAMDLELSSFYQRLEALNQVFRKAISTILFLGLVVGLAVWWMRRSSQQVRVQLASREQAYSALLHATSPSHLERLYDWPLPLLFLRGGDHHRPPAYPAATAAEPSPPESAQEQQASLSEWWRNAAPSLLPCPDSVLAMAPTAALEAHFSPDCCRRFWQQSFQLWRQLAQQPLTIEVNQREEALLHWVLDIRLTRCGEPDAAVAEDLDWWQRFLRWQAEAEPAQVTIRQVTRGQLLLSWRVPKYPEAL; this is encoded by the coding sequence ATGAGCGCTTCACCTTCACGCATGGCGCTGGCGGAAGCGCTGTTCGCCAGCCTGATTTTTATCGGGCTGCTGGGATTTTCCACCTACATGGTCTACCACAAGTCGCTCAGTACGTTGGAGCAGGAGATTAAAATCGGGTTGCTGTCGAACGTGCGGGCGGCGGCCTCCACCCTGTCTGGTGACCGGCATCAGGACATTACCGCACGCACCGTGCGCGACGACCCGGTTTATCAGCAACTGGCGGTACAGCTGGAACGCATTCGTCAGGCGTCGCAAGATGTGCGCTACATCTATACCACGGTGCTGGATCAGGACAAGGTGCGGTTTGTGGTGAACCCCAGCCCGCAGAACGACAACGATGGCGACGGCCTGCCGGACCTGCCCCCGGCGTTGATGCAGGTGTATGACAATGCGCCGGCGGAACTGGTTGACGCCTTGCGGCAGCATAAAACCGCGGTGTCGGGCCAGCCGTATCGGGACGAATGGGGGTTTTTTATCAGCGCTTACGCGCCTTTTTATGATCAGCAAGGCGAGTTTCGCGGCGTACTGGCGATGGATCTGGAGCTATCGAGCTTTTATCAGCGGCTGGAAGCGCTCAATCAGGTATTTCGCAAGGCGATCAGCACCATTCTGTTTCTCGGGCTGGTTGTCGGGCTGGCGGTGTGGTGGATGCGGCGCAGCAGCCAGCAGGTACGCGTACAACTGGCAAGCCGCGAACAGGCTTACAGCGCGCTGTTGCACGCCACGTCGCCTTCGCACCTGGAACGATTGTATGACTGGCCGCTGCCGTTGCTGTTCCTGCGCGGCGGCGACCACCACCGGCCGCCGGCGTATCCGGCGGCAACAGCTGCCGAACCTTCGCCGCCGGAGAGCGCTCAGGAACAACAGGCAAGCCTGAGTGAGTGGTGGCGAAATGCGGCGCCGTCGCTGCTCCCCTGCCCGGATTCGGTGCTGGCGATGGCGCCGACCGCAGCGCTGGAGGCGCATTTCTCACCGGACTGTTGCCGCCGTTTCTGGCAGCAGAGTTTTCAACTGTGGCGGCAACTGGCGCAGCAGCCGCTGACTATCGAGGTAAACCAGCGGGAAGAGGCGTTGCTGCACTGGGTGCTGGATATCCGGCTGACGCGATGCGGCGAGCCGGATGCCGCTGTGGCCGAAGACCTGGACTGGTGGCAGCGTTTTCTGCGCTGGCAGGCGGAGGCGGAACCCGCGCAGGTGACTATCCGTCAGGTGACGCGCGGTCAGTTGTTGCTGAGCTGGCGGGTGCCTAAATATCCGGAGGCGCTATGA
- a CDS encoding MFS transporter — protein sequence MMPRLLPTLLIMQTFLIQLVSGINYVTIPVLMNLQGHNNLWIGVAMACEIIGVLLFHQRLSRIIQRMGLMWSTLLLVLLRACLCASMAWQQFYPGWLVSILGYGLCTGMQLILLQTWLNQLPLRRRGIIMGLFSAALSLGVALGPVLLQLTQVSMSQRFWLTALLSLSALLLVWIAHINPLSGTVSVVRFRFVCRHARAILVSALVGGVSFYGLPNFLTLYGISDGLTEERASLLMTMFMLGSVTLGMLVSLLSDWVNRQWIVVFCIFCSVVCAVFLALAVYADYGATLVLLYVWGGSMGGVYSIGLSLIGDRFHPQQQMSANMSYTMMDSLGGIGGLIGIGFMMDRMGPEGMTMVLVAVGCAFLGYLVWELVEHQTPFQ from the coding sequence ATGATGCCGCGTTTACTGCCGACACTGCTCATCATGCAGACCTTCCTGATCCAACTGGTTTCCGGCATCAATTACGTCACCATTCCGGTGCTGATGAACCTGCAAGGCCATAACAATCTGTGGATCGGCGTGGCGATGGCCTGCGAAATCATTGGCGTGCTGCTGTTTCACCAGCGGTTGAGCCGCATCATCCAGCGGATGGGGCTCATGTGGTCAACGCTGCTGCTGGTGCTATTGCGCGCCTGCCTGTGCGCCAGTATGGCGTGGCAGCAATTTTACCCCGGCTGGCTGGTCAGCATTCTGGGGTACGGCCTGTGTACCGGGATGCAACTGATCCTGTTGCAGACCTGGTTGAATCAACTGCCGTTGCGGCGACGCGGCATCATCATGGGGCTGTTTTCCGCGGCGCTGTCGCTGGGGGTAGCGCTGGGGCCGGTATTGCTGCAACTGACGCAAGTCTCCATGTCGCAGCGGTTCTGGCTGACCGCGCTGCTCAGCCTGAGCGCGCTGCTGCTGGTGTGGATTGCCCACATCAACCCGTTGTCGGGGACGGTGTCCGTGGTGCGCTTTCGTTTTGTCTGCCGCCATGCCCGCGCCATTCTGGTGTCCGCGCTGGTCGGCGGCGTCAGTTTCTACGGCTTGCCCAACTTTCTGACGCTGTATGGCATCAGCGACGGGCTGACGGAGGAGCGGGCATCGTTGCTGATGACCATGTTCATGCTGGGCAGCGTCACGCTCGGGATGCTGGTCAGCCTGTTGTCGGATTGGGTGAACCGGCAGTGGATCGTGGTGTTCTGCATTTTCTGTTCGGTGGTTTGCGCGGTATTTCTGGCGCTGGCGGTGTATGCCGATTACGGCGCCACGCTGGTGCTGCTGTATGTCTGGGGCGGCAGTATGGGCGGCGTTTACAGCATCGGCTTGTCGCTGATCGGCGATCGCTTTCATCCGCAGCAGCAGATGTCCGCCAACATGAGCTACACCATGATGGATTCCCTTGGCGGCATCGGCGGTCTGATTGGCATCGGCTTCATGATGGACCGTATGGGGCCGGAAGGCATGACGATGGTGCTGGTGGCGGTAGGCTGTGCGTTTCTCGGTTACCTGGTGTGGGAACTGGTTGAACATCAGACGCCGTTTCAATAA